One Aegilops tauschii subsp. strangulata cultivar AL8/78 chromosome 7, Aet v6.0, whole genome shotgun sequence genomic window carries:
- the LOC109755398 gene encoding LRR receptor kinase SERK2 isoform X3, protein MRMMLTDSRGVLKDWNNNQVSPCYFDNVRCDQDGSVIGITLSSSGLSGILSPSIATLTTLQQLLLDGNNITGGIPQELGNLSNLMTLKLGRNSLNGSIPESFGLLSELQNLDLSENLLIGNIPNSLSNLSSLNNINLAYNSLSGEIPEQLLQVSQYNYTGNHLNCGQHLISCNGSTNKTGGSSNSTVKVILGSIGGAVILIVSVVLFLLWWQRMRHRPDIYIDVPGQHDHNLEFGQIKRFSWRELQTATNNFSEQNVLGKGGFGKVYKGVLPGPDSKKVAIKRLFEVGSPEGEMAFLREVELISIAVHKNILRLIGFCTTPTERLLIYPFMENLSVASRLRDIELNEPILDWMTRMTIALGAARGLEYLHEHCNPKIIHRDVKAANVLLDGNFEAVIGDFGLAKMMDMGRNTVTTGVRGTMGHIAPEYFKTGRPSVKTDIFGYGVMLLEIVTGERAIFPDFLEGAGEVMLIDQVKLLMQEGRLEEIVDRNIGCGYDFQELVKIIQVALLCTNIDPCQRPAMSEVVHMLEEKIVPEDQWEEWQRAELTRRQQYENKQHHKLFTFSEESLNIYEAVELSGGR, encoded by the exons ATGAGGATGATGCTCACTGACAGCCGAGGTGTCTTGAAAGACTGGAACAATAACCAAGTGAGCCCCTGCTATTTTGATAATGTTAGATGCGATCAAGATGGCAGCGTTATTGGAAT AACTTTGAGCTCCTCAGGGTTAAGTGGAATTTTATCACCCAGCATTGCAACGTTAACAACTTTACAGCAGCT GTTATTGGATGGTAACAACATAACTGGAGGAATTCCACAGGAGTTAGGGAACCTATCAAACTTAATGACTCTAAAACTTGGAAGAAATAGCTTAAATGGCTCAATACCTGAATCTTTTGGCCTTCTATCAGAACTCCAAAATCT GGATCTAAGCGAAAATCTGTTGATTGGTAACATTCCAAACTCTTTGTCAAATCTTTCATCGTTGAACAATAT TAATCTCGCATATAACAGTCTTAGCGGTGAAATACCAGAACAGCTACTTCAGGTGTCCCAATATAA CTATACAGGCAACCATTTGAACTGTGGCCAGCACTTAATTTCATGCAATGGAAGCACTAATAAGACAG GTGGATCAAGCAACTCCACTGTCAAGGTGATTCTTGGAAGCATTGGCGGAGCAGTCATTCTTATTGTTTCTGTAGTTCTATTTCTGCTATGGTGGCAAAGAATGCGCCACCGTcctgatatatacattgatgttcCAG GTCAGCATGATCACAACCTAGAGTTTGGGCAGATAAAGCGTTTTTCATGGCGAGAGCTCCAGACTGCGACCAATAATTTCAGTGAGCAAAATGTACTCGGCAAGGGCGGTTTCGGTAAGGTGTACAAAGGAGTGCTTCCAGGTCCAGACAGCAAGAAGGTTGCGATCAAACGGCTATTTGAAGTAGGAAGTCCCGAAGGCGAAATGGCTTTCCTCAGAGAAGTGGAATTGATAAGCATTGCTGTGCATAAGAACATATTAAGATTAATAGGATTCTGCACGACACCAACAGAGCGGCTCTTGATATACCCCTTCATGGAAAATCTGAGTGTCGCTTCCCGTTTAAGAG ATATAGAACTTAATGAACCAATATTAGATTGGATGACAAGAATGACGATCGCACTTGGAGCTGCCCGTGGTTTGGAATACCTTCATGAGCACTGCAACCCCAAGATCATCCACCGCGATGTCAAGGCTGCCAACGTCCTACTCGATGGGAACTTTGAAGCAGTCATAGGAGACTTTGGGCTGGCAAAGATGATGGACATGGGGAGGAACACTGTGACGACAGGGGTCCGTGGGACAATGGGCCACATAGCTCCCGAGTACTTTAAGACCGGGAGGCCATCAGTGAAGACGGACATATTTGGATATGGTGTTATGTTATTAGAAATTGTGACAGGCGAGCGTGCAATTTTCCCGGACTTCCTCGAAGGAGCTGGCGAGGTCATGCTCATCGATCAA GTGAAACTGTTGATGCAAGAAGGGCGATTGGAAGAAATCGTAGACCGCAATATAGGCTGTGGATATGACTTTCAAGAACTAGTAAAAATTATCCAAGTAGCACTCCTCTGCACCAATATTGACCCTTGTCAACGCCCTGCTATGTCGGAAGTTGTGCATATGCTGGAAGAAAAAATTGTGCCGGAAGATCAGTGGGAGGAGTGGCAGCGAGCTGAGCTTACCCGTCGGCAGCAGTACGAAAATAAGCAGCATCACAAATTATTCACCTTCAGTGAGGAGTCACTGAACATCTATGAAGCCGTTGAGCTCTCTGGTGGCAGATGA
- the LOC109755398 gene encoding LRR receptor kinase SERK2 isoform X2, producing the protein MKLVAFGLVLLGCLQSLAAPDFQVIALYEMRMMLTDSRGVLKDWNNNQVSPCYFDNVRCDQDGSVIGITLSSSGLSGILSPSIATLTTLQQLLLDGNNITGGIPQELGNLSNLMTLKLGRNSLNGSIPESFGLLSELQNLNLAYNSLSGEIPEQLLQVSQYNYTGNHLNCGQHLISCNGSTNKTGGSSNSTVKVILGSIGGAVILIVSVVLFLLWWQRMRHRPDIYIDVPGQHDHNLEFGQIKRFSWRELQTATNNFSEQNVLGKGGFGKVYKGVLPGPDSKKVAIKRLFEVGSPEGEMAFLREVELISIAVHKNILRLIGFCTTPTERLLIYPFMENLSVASRLRDIELNEPILDWMTRMTIALGAARGLEYLHEHCNPKIIHRDVKAANVLLDGNFEAVIGDFGLAKMMDMGRNTVTTGVRGTMGHIAPEYFKTGRPSVKTDIFGYGVMLLEIVTGERAIFPDFLEGAGEVMLIDQVKLLMQEGRLEEIVDRNIGCGYDFQELVKIIQVALLCTNIDPCQRPAMSEVVHMLEEKIVPEDQWEEWQRAELTRRQQYENKQHHKLFTFSEESLNIYEAVELSGGR; encoded by the exons ATGAAGCTAGTAGCTTTTGGATTAGTTTTATTGGGGTGCCTGCAATCTTTGGCAGCTCCTGACTTCCAAG TCATAGCACTGTATGAAATGAGGATGATGCTCACTGACAGCCGAGGTGTCTTGAAAGACTGGAACAATAACCAAGTGAGCCCCTGCTATTTTGATAATGTTAGATGCGATCAAGATGGCAGCGTTATTGGAAT AACTTTGAGCTCCTCAGGGTTAAGTGGAATTTTATCACCCAGCATTGCAACGTTAACAACTTTACAGCAGCT GTTATTGGATGGTAACAACATAACTGGAGGAATTCCACAGGAGTTAGGGAACCTATCAAACTTAATGACTCTAAAACTTGGAAGAAATAGCTTAAATGGCTCAATACCTGAATCTTTTGGCCTTCTATCAGAACTCCAAAATCT TAATCTCGCATATAACAGTCTTAGCGGTGAAATACCAGAACAGCTACTTCAGGTGTCCCAATATAA CTATACAGGCAACCATTTGAACTGTGGCCAGCACTTAATTTCATGCAATGGAAGCACTAATAAGACAG GTGGATCAAGCAACTCCACTGTCAAGGTGATTCTTGGAAGCATTGGCGGAGCAGTCATTCTTATTGTTTCTGTAGTTCTATTTCTGCTATGGTGGCAAAGAATGCGCCACCGTcctgatatatacattgatgttcCAG GTCAGCATGATCACAACCTAGAGTTTGGGCAGATAAAGCGTTTTTCATGGCGAGAGCTCCAGACTGCGACCAATAATTTCAGTGAGCAAAATGTACTCGGCAAGGGCGGTTTCGGTAAGGTGTACAAAGGAGTGCTTCCAGGTCCAGACAGCAAGAAGGTTGCGATCAAACGGCTATTTGAAGTAGGAAGTCCCGAAGGCGAAATGGCTTTCCTCAGAGAAGTGGAATTGATAAGCATTGCTGTGCATAAGAACATATTAAGATTAATAGGATTCTGCACGACACCAACAGAGCGGCTCTTGATATACCCCTTCATGGAAAATCTGAGTGTCGCTTCCCGTTTAAGAG ATATAGAACTTAATGAACCAATATTAGATTGGATGACAAGAATGACGATCGCACTTGGAGCTGCCCGTGGTTTGGAATACCTTCATGAGCACTGCAACCCCAAGATCATCCACCGCGATGTCAAGGCTGCCAACGTCCTACTCGATGGGAACTTTGAAGCAGTCATAGGAGACTTTGGGCTGGCAAAGATGATGGACATGGGGAGGAACACTGTGACGACAGGGGTCCGTGGGACAATGGGCCACATAGCTCCCGAGTACTTTAAGACCGGGAGGCCATCAGTGAAGACGGACATATTTGGATATGGTGTTATGTTATTAGAAATTGTGACAGGCGAGCGTGCAATTTTCCCGGACTTCCTCGAAGGAGCTGGCGAGGTCATGCTCATCGATCAA GTGAAACTGTTGATGCAAGAAGGGCGATTGGAAGAAATCGTAGACCGCAATATAGGCTGTGGATATGACTTTCAAGAACTAGTAAAAATTATCCAAGTAGCACTCCTCTGCACCAATATTGACCCTTGTCAACGCCCTGCTATGTCGGAAGTTGTGCATATGCTGGAAGAAAAAATTGTGCCGGAAGATCAGTGGGAGGAGTGGCAGCGAGCTGAGCTTACCCGTCGGCAGCAGTACGAAAATAAGCAGCATCACAAATTATTCACCTTCAGTGAGGAGTCACTGAACATCTATGAAGCCGTTGAGCTCTCTGGTGGCAGATGA
- the LOC109755398 gene encoding LRR receptor kinase SERK2 isoform X1, which produces MKLVAFGLVLLGCLQSLAAPDFQVIALYEMRMMLTDSRGVLKDWNNNQVSPCYFDNVRCDQDGSVIGITLSSSGLSGILSPSIATLTTLQQLLLDGNNITGGIPQELGNLSNLMTLKLGRNSLNGSIPESFGLLSELQNLDLSENLLIGNIPNSLSNLSSLNNINLAYNSLSGEIPEQLLQVSQYNYTGNHLNCGQHLISCNGSTNKTGGSSNSTVKVILGSIGGAVILIVSVVLFLLWWQRMRHRPDIYIDVPGQHDHNLEFGQIKRFSWRELQTATNNFSEQNVLGKGGFGKVYKGVLPGPDSKKVAIKRLFEVGSPEGEMAFLREVELISIAVHKNILRLIGFCTTPTERLLIYPFMENLSVASRLRDIELNEPILDWMTRMTIALGAARGLEYLHEHCNPKIIHRDVKAANVLLDGNFEAVIGDFGLAKMMDMGRNTVTTGVRGTMGHIAPEYFKTGRPSVKTDIFGYGVMLLEIVTGERAIFPDFLEGAGEVMLIDQVKLLMQEGRLEEIVDRNIGCGYDFQELVKIIQVALLCTNIDPCQRPAMSEVVHMLEEKIVPEDQWEEWQRAELTRRQQYENKQHHKLFTFSEESLNIYEAVELSGGR; this is translated from the exons ATGAAGCTAGTAGCTTTTGGATTAGTTTTATTGGGGTGCCTGCAATCTTTGGCAGCTCCTGACTTCCAAG TCATAGCACTGTATGAAATGAGGATGATGCTCACTGACAGCCGAGGTGTCTTGAAAGACTGGAACAATAACCAAGTGAGCCCCTGCTATTTTGATAATGTTAGATGCGATCAAGATGGCAGCGTTATTGGAAT AACTTTGAGCTCCTCAGGGTTAAGTGGAATTTTATCACCCAGCATTGCAACGTTAACAACTTTACAGCAGCT GTTATTGGATGGTAACAACATAACTGGAGGAATTCCACAGGAGTTAGGGAACCTATCAAACTTAATGACTCTAAAACTTGGAAGAAATAGCTTAAATGGCTCAATACCTGAATCTTTTGGCCTTCTATCAGAACTCCAAAATCT GGATCTAAGCGAAAATCTGTTGATTGGTAACATTCCAAACTCTTTGTCAAATCTTTCATCGTTGAACAATAT TAATCTCGCATATAACAGTCTTAGCGGTGAAATACCAGAACAGCTACTTCAGGTGTCCCAATATAA CTATACAGGCAACCATTTGAACTGTGGCCAGCACTTAATTTCATGCAATGGAAGCACTAATAAGACAG GTGGATCAAGCAACTCCACTGTCAAGGTGATTCTTGGAAGCATTGGCGGAGCAGTCATTCTTATTGTTTCTGTAGTTCTATTTCTGCTATGGTGGCAAAGAATGCGCCACCGTcctgatatatacattgatgttcCAG GTCAGCATGATCACAACCTAGAGTTTGGGCAGATAAAGCGTTTTTCATGGCGAGAGCTCCAGACTGCGACCAATAATTTCAGTGAGCAAAATGTACTCGGCAAGGGCGGTTTCGGTAAGGTGTACAAAGGAGTGCTTCCAGGTCCAGACAGCAAGAAGGTTGCGATCAAACGGCTATTTGAAGTAGGAAGTCCCGAAGGCGAAATGGCTTTCCTCAGAGAAGTGGAATTGATAAGCATTGCTGTGCATAAGAACATATTAAGATTAATAGGATTCTGCACGACACCAACAGAGCGGCTCTTGATATACCCCTTCATGGAAAATCTGAGTGTCGCTTCCCGTTTAAGAG ATATAGAACTTAATGAACCAATATTAGATTGGATGACAAGAATGACGATCGCACTTGGAGCTGCCCGTGGTTTGGAATACCTTCATGAGCACTGCAACCCCAAGATCATCCACCGCGATGTCAAGGCTGCCAACGTCCTACTCGATGGGAACTTTGAAGCAGTCATAGGAGACTTTGGGCTGGCAAAGATGATGGACATGGGGAGGAACACTGTGACGACAGGGGTCCGTGGGACAATGGGCCACATAGCTCCCGAGTACTTTAAGACCGGGAGGCCATCAGTGAAGACGGACATATTTGGATATGGTGTTATGTTATTAGAAATTGTGACAGGCGAGCGTGCAATTTTCCCGGACTTCCTCGAAGGAGCTGGCGAGGTCATGCTCATCGATCAA GTGAAACTGTTGATGCAAGAAGGGCGATTGGAAGAAATCGTAGACCGCAATATAGGCTGTGGATATGACTTTCAAGAACTAGTAAAAATTATCCAAGTAGCACTCCTCTGCACCAATATTGACCCTTGTCAACGCCCTGCTATGTCGGAAGTTGTGCATATGCTGGAAGAAAAAATTGTGCCGGAAGATCAGTGGGAGGAGTGGCAGCGAGCTGAGCTTACCCGTCGGCAGCAGTACGAAAATAAGCAGCATCACAAATTATTCACCTTCAGTGAGGAGTCACTGAACATCTATGAAGCCGTTGAGCTCTCTGGTGGCAGATGA
- the LOC109755397 gene encoding uncharacterized protein, translating to MQMLSRHRHGRRLLHFALKPPPLSTTNTASAPPPPPVCTPDAAPHIFSLGDHDPGALAPDDAIAALPSLAESDGSAAALAFFRRLASRPDVRHLMRLYVTAATAFVARGSLPMAHEAMRRMVAAFAEAGRLPEAADMVFEMRSHGLPFCVETANWILRGGLDTRNFAYARKVFDGMVTRGGVCPDARSFRALVLGCCREGRVEEVEALLAAMWGQGFCLDNATCTVVVRTFCKKGRFRDVSEFFRRMLEMGTPPNVVNYTVWIDGLCKRGHVKQAFRVLEEMVGKGLKPNVYTHTSLIDGLCKIGWTERAFRLFLKLIKSSSYKPNVHTYTVMIGGYCNEGKLARAEMLLGRMVEQGLAPNTNTYTTLISGHSKTGSFDRAFELMNKMTHEGFLPNIYTYNAVIDGLLKKGKIEKAYEVLRRATTQGLELDKVTYTIFITEHCKQGHITYALDLFNRMIENGCHPDIETYTTLIATYCQQRQMEESEKLFDKCLAIELVPTTQTYTSMIAGYCKVGKSTSALRVFDRMIQNGCLADSVTYGALISGLCKESRLEEARALYEGMLDKHLVPCEVTPVTLAFEYCSRERTSVALSILDRLDKRRQIHATNVLVRKLSATGNVDDASLFLKRVLDWDSAVDHVTYTGFINSCCANNRHALASEISDKISKKTL from the coding sequence atgcagatgctCTCTCGCCATCGCCATGGGCGCCGCCTCCTCCATTTCGCACTCAAGCCCCCACCTTTGTCCACCACAAACACGGCCAGCgccccgcctccgcctcccgtttGCACCCCAGATGCCGCCCCCCACATCTTCTCGCTCGGCGACCACGACCCCGGCGCGCTAGCTCCCGACGACGCCATCGCGGCACTCCCCTCCCTCGCGGAATCCGATGGCTCCGCTGCGGCGCTCGCCTTTTTCCGCCGCCTTGCGTCCCGCCCGGACGTGCGCCACCTCATGCGCCTCTACGTCACCGCCGCGACCGCCTTCGTCGCGAGGGGCAGCCTCCCCATGGCGCACGAGGCCATGCGCCGGATGGTCGCCGCCTTCGCCGAGGCGGGCCGTCTCCCGGAGGCCGCGGACATGGTCTTCGAGATGCGCAGCCACGGGCTTCCGTTCTGCGTCGAGACGGCCAACTGGATCCTCAGGGGCGGGCTGGACACCAGGAACTTCGCCTACGCGCGCAAGGTGTTCGACGGAATGGTGACCCGTGGTGGGGTGTGCCCTGATGCGCGCAGCTTCCGGGCGCTGGTCCTAGGGTGCTGCAGGGAAGGCCGGGTGGAGGAGGTCGAAGCCTTGTTGGCGGCAATGTGGGGGCAAGGGTTCTGCCTGGACAACGCGACATGCACGGTGGTCGTGCGCACCTTCTGCAAGAAGGGCCGATTTAGGGACGTGTCTGAGTTCTTCAGGAGGATGCTGGAGATGGGCACCCCACCAAATGTGGTGAATTACACTGTGTGGATTGATGGTTTGTGCAAAAGAGGGCATGTCAAGCAGGCGTTCCGTGTACTGGAGGAGATGGTCGGAAAAGGACTGAAGCCGAATGTGTACACACACACGTCGCTGATCGATGGGCTCTGTAAGATTGGGTGGACGGAGCGGGCGTTCAGGCTTTTCTTGAAGCTCATCAAGAGTAGTTCATACAAGCCGAATGTGCATACATACACTGTGATGATTGGAGGGTACTGTAATGAGGGTAAGCTTGCTCGAGCTGAGATGCTTCTTGGAAGGATGGTTGAGCAGGGGTTGGcaccaaacacaaacacatacaCTACGCTGATCAGTGGCCACAGCAAAACAGGCAGCTTCGATCGTGCCTTTGAGCTGATGAATAAGATGACTCATGAAGGCTTCCTGCCCAACATTTACACATACAATGCTGTCATTGATGGCCTCCTCAAGAAAGGAAAAATTGAAAAGGCCTACGAGGTGCTCCGGAGGGCCACTACTCAAGGGCTTGAGCTTGATAAAGTGACATATACTATATTCATAACTGAACACTGCAAACAAGGTCACATAACATATGCTCTAGATTTGTTCAACCGGATGATTGAAAATGGTTGCCATCCTGACATAGAAACATACACCACCCTTATTGCTACATATTGCCAGCAGAGACAGATGGAAGAAAGCGAAAAGCTGTTTGACAAGTGTCTCGCCATAGAATTAGTGCCAACCACACAAACTTATACCTCAATGATTGCAGGCTACTGTAAAGTTGGCAAATCAACCTCAGCTTTGAGAGTCTTTGATAGAATGATTCAAAATGGATGCCTCGCTGACTCTGTAACTTATGGAGCTCTAATAAGTGGGCTCTGCAAGGAATCGAGACTAGAGGAAGCACGGGCATTATATGAAGGCATGCTTGATAAACATTTGGTGCCGTGTGAAGTAACTCCTGTCACTTTAGCTTTTGAATATTGCAGTAGGGAAAGGACAAGTGTTGCTCTATCTATCTTGGATAGACTGGATAAACGGCGACAGATTCACGCAACAAATGTGCTAGTTAGAAAGCTCAGTGCTACGGGAAATGTGGATGATGCAAGTCTTTTCCTAAAAAGGGTTTTGGATTGGGATTCGGCTGTTGACCATGTAACTTATACTGGCTTCATCAATTCATGCTGCGCGAACAATAGACACGCCCTAGCTTCTGAAATATCTGATAAGATCTCGAAAAAAACCCTCTAG